The following coding sequences are from one Arthrobacter sp. PvP023 window:
- the prfA gene encoding peptide chain release factor 1, whose protein sequence is MFESVQGLLDEHAAIQAQLGDPAVYADQKLARKLGRRSAQLNGIVEAYHRWESIRDDLAAAKEMADEDPEFAAEVPELEASLETAAAKLRRLLIPRDPDDARNVILEVKGGEGGDEAALFAADLLRMYSRYAESRGWKTELISATESDLGGYKDVQMAVKGNSNDPAEGVYARLKFEGGVHRVQRVPVTESQGRIHTSAAGVLVLPEVDEPEELEINQNDLKIDVYRSSGPGGQSVNTTDSAVRITHLPTGIVVAMQNEKSQLQNREAGMRVLRARILAHQQEQIDAENSAQRKSQIRTMDRSERIRTYNYPENRIADHRTGYKAYNLDQVMNGDLEPVIQSAIEMDEQARLDAIGE, encoded by the coding sequence ATGTTTGAGTCCGTACAGGGCCTGTTGGATGAGCATGCAGCTATCCAGGCGCAGCTGGGGGATCCTGCTGTTTATGCTGACCAGAAGCTTGCCCGGAAACTGGGGCGGCGTTCTGCACAGTTGAACGGCATTGTGGAGGCCTACCATCGCTGGGAAAGCATCCGCGACGACCTGGCGGCTGCCAAGGAAATGGCGGACGAGGACCCCGAGTTTGCCGCGGAGGTGCCGGAACTGGAGGCTTCGCTGGAGACGGCTGCCGCCAAGTTGCGCCGGCTCCTCATCCCGCGGGATCCGGACGATGCCCGCAACGTGATCCTCGAGGTCAAGGGCGGAGAGGGCGGCGACGAGGCTGCGCTGTTCGCTGCGGACCTGCTGCGGATGTACTCCCGCTATGCGGAATCCCGCGGCTGGAAGACGGAGCTGATCTCGGCCACCGAATCGGACCTCGGCGGGTACAAGGACGTCCAGATGGCCGTCAAGGGCAACTCCAACGACCCTGCAGAGGGCGTCTACGCGAGGCTCAAATTCGAGGGCGGCGTGCACCGCGTACAGCGCGTCCCGGTGACGGAATCCCAGGGCCGCATCCACACCTCGGCTGCCGGCGTGCTGGTGCTTCCCGAAGTGGACGAACCTGAGGAACTCGAGATCAACCAGAACGACCTCAAGATCGACGTCTACCGGTCCTCCGGGCCCGGCGGACAGTCCGTCAACACTACCGACTCCGCGGTGCGCATCACCCACCTTCCCACCGGAATCGTGGTGGCCATGCAGAACGAGAAGTCCCAGCTGCAGAACCGTGAGGCCGGCATGCGCGTGCTCCGGGCACGCATCCTGGCGCACCAGCAGGAGCAGATTGACGCCGAGAACTCGGCCCAGCGCAAATCGCAGATCCGCACCATGGACCGCTCCGAGCGCATCCGCACGTACAACTACCCGGAAAACCGGATCGCGGACCACCGCACCGGTTACAAGGCCTACAACCTGGACCAGGTCATGAACGGCGACCTTGAACCGGTCATCCAGTCGGCCATCGAGATGGACGAACAGGCCCGCCTGGACGCCATCGGCGAATAG
- the prmC gene encoding peptide chain release factor N(5)-glutamine methyltransferase has product MTHGTGLSLAEAVRQATALLADAGVPSPRVDAELLADHLLGVGLGRLRAMLLGDSPAPEGYPELVAERARRVPLQHITGVAHFRYLQLAVGPGVFIPRPETESVVQLVIDWLNDRDRLPGRTYPKVVDLGTGSGAIAGSIALEVPGAEVYAVEFSEFAHAWAERNLRPLGVTLLRGDLRDALPDHNGTFDVVVSNPPYIPAEAIPNEPEVALHDPPEALYGGGADGMELPTAAAASAARLLVPGGYFVMEHAEVQATWIAAMMEKSGLWSDVTTHLDLNGRERATSAVLAGAVNGTA; this is encoded by the coding sequence ATGACACATGGAACAGGACTGAGCCTGGCGGAGGCAGTCCGCCAGGCAACCGCGCTCCTGGCCGATGCCGGTGTCCCCAGCCCGCGGGTGGACGCGGAACTGCTGGCGGACCACCTCCTGGGAGTCGGACTGGGCAGGCTGCGGGCCATGCTCCTGGGCGATTCCCCGGCTCCCGAGGGTTACCCCGAGCTGGTGGCCGAGCGCGCGCGCCGGGTGCCTTTGCAGCACATCACCGGTGTGGCCCATTTCCGGTACCTGCAGCTTGCCGTGGGGCCGGGGGTCTTCATTCCGCGGCCGGAGACCGAATCCGTGGTGCAGCTGGTCATTGACTGGCTCAACGACCGTGACCGGCTGCCCGGACGGACCTACCCCAAGGTAGTGGACCTGGGCACCGGATCCGGTGCCATTGCAGGGTCCATCGCCCTCGAAGTCCCCGGAGCGGAAGTCTACGCCGTGGAATTCAGCGAGTTTGCGCACGCCTGGGCCGAACGGAACCTGCGCCCGCTCGGTGTCACCCTCCTCCGGGGGGACCTGCGCGACGCGCTTCCGGACCATAACGGAACCTTCGACGTCGTCGTCTCCAATCCGCCCTACATTCCCGCGGAAGCAATCCCCAACGAACCCGAAGTGGCGCTGCACGATCCGCCCGAAGCCCTGTACGGCGGGGGAGCGGACGGAATGGAGCTCCCGACGGCGGCGGCAGCGTCTGCCGCCCGGCTGCTGGTTCCCGGCGGCTACTTCGTGATGGAACACGCCGAAGTCCAGGCGACGTGGATCGCCGCCATGATGGAGAAGTCCGGCCTCTGGTCCGACGTGACGACGCACCTGGACCTCAACGGCAGGGAGCGTGCCACCAGTGCCGTCCTTGCCGGAGCGGTAAACGGAACAGCGTAG
- a CDS encoding L-threonylcarbamoyladenylate synthase — protein sequence MTTTYDCTAADQRAEGLENAQRAIRQHKCVVFPTDTVYGIGADAFSPQAVTLLLASKGRSRKMPPPVLIPRLNALDGLATDVPAEARKLAEAFWPGGLTMIFHAQPSLDWDLGETKGTVALRMPADDVAQDLLTLTGPLAVSSANRTGQPAARTAAEAMTQLAESVEVYLEGGLRPDGDADALPSTIVDATALPLRVVRQGAISVERLREVVPGLLDIDGNAADVPAAEPATDTESVTDPDAE from the coding sequence GTGACCACAACCTATGACTGCACGGCAGCTGACCAGCGGGCTGAAGGGCTGGAGAACGCCCAGCGGGCCATCCGCCAACACAAATGCGTGGTGTTCCCGACGGACACGGTTTATGGAATCGGTGCTGACGCCTTCTCGCCACAGGCTGTCACCCTGCTGCTCGCGTCCAAGGGCCGCAGCCGGAAGATGCCGCCGCCCGTCCTGATTCCGCGCCTCAACGCACTGGACGGACTGGCAACTGATGTTCCGGCAGAGGCCCGCAAGCTTGCTGAAGCGTTTTGGCCGGGAGGCCTCACCATGATTTTCCACGCACAGCCGTCGCTGGACTGGGACCTGGGCGAGACCAAGGGCACTGTCGCGTTGCGGATGCCGGCCGACGACGTCGCGCAGGACCTGCTGACGCTGACCGGACCGCTGGCGGTGTCCTCCGCGAACCGAACCGGCCAGCCTGCTGCCCGCACTGCCGCCGAAGCCATGACCCAGCTCGCTGAATCCGTCGAGGTTTACCTCGAAGGGGGACTGCGCCCGGACGGCGACGCGGACGCCCTCCCGTCCACCATCGTCGACGCCACAGCTCTGCCGCTCAGGGTGGTACGCCAGGGTGCCATCAGCGTGGAACGGCTTCGCGAGGTCGTACCCGGTCTCCTGGACATTGACGGCAACGCGGCCGACGTCCCTGCGGCTGAGCCGGCGACGGACACGGAATCAGTGACGGATCCCGACGCCGAATGA
- a CDS encoding WecB/TagA/CpsF family glycosyltransferase — translation MILTRHHIPVLGVDATPLTVSEMTATLNRFVAEGSTRTVVGHNLHSVTLFHSDPEFRALYEDSDVVLLDGAPVLWLWGRSGEADGPVMDYRLGSTDWIPALGSVEGLERIAVIGAGAEANARAVARLAGIVPNAKVAGMPGEGWNSALEGEAVAWLQELRPQMVLLGLGMPLQEMVLRRRLSVLPPAVYCAVGGAIEQIAGIQKLAPRWLGRLGLEWAWRLILHPRRVAYRVFGEPWVLLALLVRRRLTSNR, via the coding sequence ATGATCCTCACCCGGCACCACATACCTGTCCTCGGCGTTGACGCCACGCCGCTGACTGTTTCCGAGATGACGGCGACGCTCAACCGCTTTGTTGCCGAAGGCAGCACCCGCACAGTGGTGGGCCACAACCTGCACAGCGTGACACTCTTCCATTCGGACCCGGAGTTCCGCGCCCTCTATGAAGACAGCGACGTCGTGCTGCTCGACGGCGCCCCCGTCCTGTGGCTGTGGGGAAGATCGGGAGAGGCCGATGGGCCGGTCATGGACTACCGGCTGGGCTCCACCGACTGGATACCTGCCCTCGGCAGTGTCGAAGGGCTTGAACGAATTGCCGTGATCGGAGCCGGAGCGGAAGCCAATGCCAGGGCTGTGGCACGCCTGGCCGGAATCGTTCCCAACGCCAAGGTGGCCGGCATGCCAGGCGAGGGATGGAACAGTGCCCTGGAGGGCGAAGCTGTTGCCTGGCTGCAGGAACTGCGTCCCCAGATGGTGCTGCTCGGGCTGGGCATGCCGCTGCAGGAGATGGTTCTCCGCCGCAGGCTTTCCGTTCTTCCCCCTGCCGTGTATTGCGCGGTGGGCGGTGCGATCGAACAGATTGCCGGAATCCAGAAACTCGCTCCGCGCTGGCTGGGCCGCCTGGGACTGGAATGGGCCTGGCGGCTCATACTGCATCCGCGCAGGGTTGCCTATCGCGTGTTCGGCGAGCCGTGGGTGCTCCTGGCGCTTCTGGTCCGGCGACGCCTCACGTCAAACCGCTAG
- a CDS encoding glycosyltransferase, which translates to MSLSVAVAAVTFDRPRELAVLLDAINRQTAPVRSICLVDSGTAPAKDVASRHSNVEYVRSEANLGGAGGFSLAILKAVASGADWIWMMDDDAEPGDPECLATLLREAQARGLDAVVPLVAAPGHPDRLSFFFRLDGKVTHDRAEVEKLGFLPDDGHFFNGALIRSDVFFKVGLPDMRLFIRGDEVDFTIRLRKAGIRFGTVTTTAITHPHAFAETQHVFGARWHVIVPETAFKRYYYYRNRGYLIRRHFRVKSLVADVGGYLGYFLRRGDFRGLADWFRAFSTGLRGKGFGPLKDQKF; encoded by the coding sequence ATGTCCCTGTCGGTTGCAGTTGCCGCCGTGACGTTTGATCGTCCCCGTGAGCTCGCCGTTCTGCTGGATGCAATCAACAGGCAGACCGCTCCGGTGCGTTCCATTTGCCTGGTGGACAGCGGCACCGCGCCCGCAAAAGACGTGGCTTCCCGGCACTCCAACGTGGAATATGTCCGGTCAGAAGCGAACCTTGGCGGCGCAGGCGGCTTCTCCCTGGCCATCCTCAAGGCGGTGGCCAGCGGCGCTGACTGGATCTGGATGATGGACGACGACGCCGAGCCCGGCGACCCGGAGTGCCTCGCCACGCTGCTCCGCGAGGCACAGGCGCGCGGCCTGGATGCCGTGGTTCCGCTGGTTGCCGCGCCGGGCCACCCTGACCGGCTGTCTTTTTTCTTCCGCCTCGACGGCAAAGTCACCCACGACCGCGCAGAGGTGGAAAAACTCGGATTCCTGCCCGATGACGGCCACTTCTTCAATGGCGCGCTGATCCGTTCAGACGTCTTCTTCAAAGTAGGTTTGCCCGACATGCGGCTCTTCATCCGTGGCGACGAGGTGGACTTCACCATCAGGCTCCGGAAAGCCGGCATCCGCTTCGGTACGGTCACCACCACGGCCATCACGCACCCCCACGCCTTTGCAGAGACTCAACATGTTTTTGGGGCCCGGTGGCACGTTATTGTTCCTGAGACCGCGTTCAAGCGCTACTACTACTATCGGAACCGCGGATACCTGATCCGCCGCCACTTCCGGGTGAAGTCGCTCGTGGCCGACGTGGGCGGCTACCTCGGCTACTTCCTGCGCCGCGGCGACTTCCGCGGGCTGGCCGACTGGTTCCGTGCGTTTTCCACCGGCCTCAGGGGCAAGGGCTTCGGGCCCCTGAAGGACCAGAAGTTCTAG
- a CDS encoding MraY family glycosyltransferase, which yields MIMYLLMMLTAAGVSFAATWGARFIGNRLELFSPIRSRDTHSHKVSRLGGLGIYAGFLVALVVASQSFFVKDIFRGNASPWGVLAGATLIVIVGLADDLLDLRWWVKLIGQSAAAMVVAIWGVRMTIVPFVPEPIILENEMVRIVLTAGLIVTTMNAFNFIDGLDGLAAGVAIIGGAAFFLTAYWVHRSAVLLDYSDLATLLTAVVVGSCVGFLPHNWFPSKIFMGDSGAMLIGLLLASAGIVSTGQITSGLYDRANGIPTIIPILLPFAVLFLPLLDLCLAVVRRTALGRSPWSADRGHLHHKLMDIGYSHRASVLLMYAWTCVLAFGGLAFAIFPWQTVLAVDVAAAAIMAVVTAWPYLRDKAPGAGPRSEAESEAEAEAAGQE from the coding sequence ATGATCATGTACCTGCTCATGATGCTGACGGCAGCAGGCGTTTCGTTCGCCGCGACCTGGGGCGCACGGTTCATCGGCAACAGGCTCGAACTTTTCTCGCCGATCCGCAGCCGCGACACCCACTCCCACAAGGTCTCCAGGCTGGGCGGCCTGGGCATCTACGCAGGGTTCCTGGTGGCGCTGGTCGTGGCGAGCCAGTCATTCTTCGTCAAGGACATCTTCCGCGGCAACGCCTCCCCGTGGGGGGTCCTCGCCGGCGCCACGCTGATCGTCATTGTGGGCCTCGCCGACGACCTGCTCGACCTGCGGTGGTGGGTGAAGCTGATCGGCCAAAGCGCCGCTGCCATGGTCGTGGCCATCTGGGGCGTCAGGATGACCATCGTCCCCTTTGTTCCCGAGCCCATCATCCTCGAGAACGAGATGGTCCGCATCGTCCTCACCGCCGGGCTGATCGTGACCACCATGAACGCCTTCAACTTCATCGACGGACTGGACGGGCTGGCCGCAGGAGTAGCCATCATCGGCGGTGCAGCATTCTTCCTGACCGCATACTGGGTGCACCGGTCGGCAGTGCTGCTGGACTATTCGGACCTTGCGACGCTCCTGACCGCGGTAGTGGTGGGCAGTTGCGTGGGCTTCCTGCCCCATAACTGGTTTCCCTCGAAGATCTTCATGGGCGACTCCGGCGCCATGCTGATCGGTCTACTGCTGGCCTCCGCGGGCATAGTGTCGACCGGACAGATCACCTCCGGCCTCTACGACCGTGCGAACGGTATCCCCACGATCATTCCCATCCTGCTGCCCTTCGCCGTGTTGTTCCTGCCGCTGCTGGATCTTTGCCTGGCTGTCGTACGGCGGACTGCGCTGGGCCGTTCGCCCTGGTCAGCCGACCGCGGACACCTGCACCACAAACTCATGGACATCGGCTATTCCCACCGGGCCTCCGTCCTCCTGATGTACGCATGGACCTGTGTCCTGGCCTTCGGCGGTCTGGCTTTCGCGATTTTCCCGTGGCAGACAGTACTGGCCGTGGACGTTGCTGCGGCCGCCATCATGGCCGTGGTCACCGCGTGGCCTTACCTTCGCGACAAGGCGCCCGGAGCGGGGCCGAGGTCGGAAGCGGAGTCTGAGGCCGAAGCTGAAGCGGCGGGGCAGGAGTGA
- the atpB gene encoding F0F1 ATP synthase subunit A: MIALALPAQDSGEFNPPGIEEMHLPAILPWGAADGFSKQMLLVILSVVIIATFFLLAARKQQLVPGKLQFAGEAAYGFVRNSIAKDIIGGKDFMKYVPLLFSLFFFILVNNIYGAIPLIQLPSFSHVGGAYVLAAIVYLTWIAIGVKKNGIKYFKLATVPTGVPVYILPIVIPIEIISNFLVRPVTHSLRLFATMLAGHLIVMIAGSGIEYLVMQENILLKGTSVLVLVGAIAMYMLEALIMALQAYVFTLLTAIYIEGALHADSH; encoded by the coding sequence TTGATCGCGCTTGCGCTCCCGGCCCAAGATTCAGGAGAGTTCAATCCTCCTGGAATTGAAGAAATGCACCTGCCGGCAATCCTGCCGTGGGGTGCGGCAGACGGATTCTCCAAGCAGATGCTGCTGGTAATCCTGTCGGTCGTCATTATCGCTACATTCTTTCTGCTAGCTGCGCGGAAGCAGCAGCTTGTTCCCGGCAAACTGCAGTTCGCAGGTGAGGCCGCCTACGGCTTCGTCCGCAACAGCATCGCCAAGGACATCATTGGCGGCAAGGACTTCATGAAGTACGTCCCGCTGTTGTTCAGCCTCTTCTTCTTCATCCTGGTGAACAACATCTACGGCGCCATCCCGCTGATCCAGCTTCCGAGCTTCTCGCACGTCGGCGGCGCCTACGTGCTGGCGGCCATCGTCTACCTGACCTGGATCGCCATTGGCGTGAAGAAGAACGGGATCAAGTACTTCAAGCTGGCCACCGTTCCCACGGGCGTGCCGGTCTACATTCTCCCGATCGTTATCCCTATCGAGATCATCTCCAACTTCCTGGTCCGCCCGGTCACGCACAGCCTCCGTCTGTTCGCCACCATGCTGGCCGGTCACCTGATCGTGATGATTGCCGGTTCCGGCATCGAGTACCTCGTCATGCAGGAGAACATCCTCCTCAAGGGCACCTCCGTACTGGTGCTCGTCGGCGCTATCGCCATGTACATGCTGGAAGCGCTGATCATGGCGCTGCAGGCTTACGTTTTCACGCTGCTGACTGCCATCTACATTGAAGGCGCTCTGCACGCGGACAGCCACTAG
- the atpE gene encoding ATP synthase F0 subunit C, which produces MEGSINGSLNLIGYGLSAIGGGIGVGLVFAAYINGVARQPEAQRVLQPIAFLGLALTEALAILGLVFAFVLS; this is translated from the coding sequence ATGGAAGGCTCCATCAACGGCTCCCTCAACCTCATCGGCTACGGCCTCTCCGCTATCGGCGGTGGTATCGGTGTGGGTCTCGTGTTCGCGGCTTACATCAATGGTGTGGCACGTCAGCCGGAAGCCCAGCGCGTCCTGCAGCCGATCGCATTCCTCGGCCTCGCGCTGACTGAAGCACTCGCCATCCTCGGCCTGGTCTTCGCTTTCGTTCTCTCCTAA
- a CDS encoding F0F1 ATP synthase subunit B, whose amino-acid sequence MNQTIISAATEGTNPLVPNPWEMGVVLAGFAVLFYIVVKFVVPMFEKTFAERAEAIEGGIAKAEKAQAEASAALEEYKQQLTDARAEANRIREEARAEGAQILADLKEKAAAESARITAHAHAQIESERQAAVVSLRAEVGTLATTLASRIVGESLSDDARAARVVDRFLADLENQNAGAAK is encoded by the coding sequence ATGAATCAGACGATCATCTCAGCCGCCACCGAAGGCACTAATCCGCTCGTTCCCAACCCTTGGGAAATGGGCGTAGTCCTGGCCGGCTTTGCTGTCCTCTTTTACATCGTGGTCAAGTTCGTTGTCCCGATGTTCGAGAAGACGTTCGCAGAGCGTGCCGAGGCTATTGAAGGTGGCATTGCCAAAGCCGAAAAGGCCCAGGCAGAGGCTTCTGCTGCACTCGAAGAGTACAAGCAGCAGCTCACCGACGCCCGTGCAGAAGCCAACCGCATCCGCGAGGAAGCCCGTGCAGAAGGCGCCCAGATCCTGGCGGACCTGAAGGAAAAGGCAGCTGCAGAGTCTGCCCGCATCACCGCCCACGCCCACGCGCAGATCGAATCCGAGCGCCAGGCAGCCGTTGTGTCCCTGCGCGCCGAAGTCGGCACGCTGGCCACCACGCTGGCAAGCCGCATCGTCGGCGAGTCACTGAGCGATGATGCACGTGCAGCCCGTGTGGTTGACCGTTTCCTGGCAGATCTGGAGAACCAGAACGCAGGTGCAGCTAAGTAA
- a CDS encoding F0F1 ATP synthase subunit delta, with translation MAGVSSESLTAALVALEAKLPFASLQLAKELFGILGTVDSSAGLRRALTDPSRSGDEKSALVKQLFGGKVSTDAAEIASGLAGSRWASARDIGDALETLAASVVIAVAENKSAVSASGITGLETLENDLFAFNHAVDSSHEVQRALSEPQASPAAKIALAEKLVPNASEEAKVLIGQAVSHPRGLKATNLVRRFAELAAKRQQRWIATVSVTRPLTESQTGRLQAGLNALYGRELKINMNVDPALIGGIRIQVGDEVVDASLLTRLGQLQRQLAG, from the coding sequence ATGGCAGGTGTATCGAGCGAATCGCTGACCGCGGCGCTGGTTGCGTTGGAAGCCAAGCTTCCCTTCGCTTCGCTGCAGTTGGCAAAGGAACTCTTCGGAATCCTGGGAACAGTGGACAGCTCGGCTGGCTTGCGCCGTGCCCTGACTGACCCGTCCCGCAGCGGCGACGAAAAGTCGGCACTGGTCAAGCAGCTCTTCGGTGGAAAAGTCTCCACCGATGCTGCGGAAATTGCGAGCGGACTGGCCGGTTCACGCTGGGCGTCGGCTCGGGATATCGGCGATGCACTCGAGACTCTTGCCGCTTCGGTGGTAATTGCCGTTGCTGAGAACAAGTCGGCCGTCTCTGCCTCAGGAATCACCGGACTGGAAACGCTGGAGAACGATCTGTTCGCCTTCAACCACGCCGTTGATTCCAGCCACGAGGTACAGCGTGCTCTGTCCGAGCCGCAGGCGAGCCCGGCTGCCAAGATTGCCCTCGCCGAAAAGCTCGTTCCCAATGCAAGCGAGGAAGCGAAAGTCCTTATCGGACAGGCAGTTTCGCATCCCCGTGGCCTCAAGGCGACCAACCTTGTGCGTCGGTTCGCCGAACTTGCAGCCAAGCGCCAGCAGCGCTGGATCGCAACGGTCAGCGTCACCCGTCCGCTGACGGAGTCGCAGACCGGCCGGCTGCAGGCAGGGCTGAACGCCCTGTACGGGCGCGAGCTCAAGATCAACATGAACGTTGACCCGGCACTGATCGGTGGCATCCGGATCCAGGTTGGTGATGAAGTGGTAGACGCTTCGCTGCTCACCCGCCTGGGCCAGCTCCAGCGTCAGCTTGCCGGCTAA
- the atpA gene encoding F0F1 ATP synthase subunit alpha → MAELTINADDVRIALNEFAASYEPGNAERVEVGRVTTAGDGIARVEGLPSVMANELLRFEDGTLGLAQNLDVREIGVIVLGDFTGIEEGQEVHRTGQVLSVPVGDAFLGRVVDPLGQPIDDLGEIKAETTRALELQAPGVTQRKSVHEPMQTGLKAIDAMIPIGRGQRQLIIGDRQTGKSAIAIDTIINQKANWASGDVTKQVRCIYVAIGQKASTIAAVRQTLEDNGALEYTTIVASPASDPAGFKYLAPYAGSAIGQHWMYGGKHVLIVFDDLSKQAEAYRAVSLLLRRPPGREAYPGDVFYLHSRLLERCAKLSDELGAGSMTGLPLIETKANDVSAYIPTNVISITDGQIFLQSDLFNANQRPAVDVGVSVSRVGGAAQVKSMKKVSGTLKLELAQYRDMQAFAMFASDLDAASRQQLTRGARLMELLKQGQYSPFPVENQVVSIWAGTNGYLDDVPVEDISRFETEFLEHLKHKSSILTTLAQTNVMDDDTAEALKTSIVAFKKGFFGEGDNLLVGAGHEEYAPIDEAQVDQEKIVKQKR, encoded by the coding sequence ATGGCCGAATTGACCATCAACGCCGACGACGTCCGTATTGCGTTGAACGAGTTCGCGGCGTCCTACGAACCCGGAAACGCAGAGCGCGTAGAGGTCGGCCGTGTGACCACCGCAGGTGACGGCATCGCCCGTGTTGAGGGCCTTCCCTCGGTCATGGCGAACGAGTTGCTTCGTTTCGAAGACGGCACGCTGGGCCTGGCCCAGAACCTCGACGTCCGCGAAATCGGTGTCATCGTGCTCGGTGACTTCACCGGAATCGAAGAAGGCCAGGAAGTCCACCGCACGGGTCAGGTTCTGTCCGTGCCGGTTGGCGACGCCTTCCTCGGCCGCGTGGTTGACCCGCTGGGCCAGCCGATCGACGACCTCGGCGAAATCAAGGCTGAAACCACCCGTGCACTGGAACTTCAGGCGCCCGGCGTGACCCAGCGTAAGTCGGTTCACGAACCGATGCAGACCGGTCTGAAGGCTATCGACGCCATGATCCCGATCGGCCGCGGCCAGCGTCAGCTGATCATTGGCGACCGCCAGACCGGCAAGTCGGCAATCGCCATCGACACCATCATCAACCAGAAGGCCAACTGGGCTTCCGGAGATGTCACCAAGCAGGTGCGCTGCATCTACGTGGCCATCGGCCAGAAGGCGTCCACCATCGCGGCTGTTCGCCAGACGCTCGAGGATAACGGCGCACTGGAATACACCACCATCGTGGCTTCCCCCGCGTCCGACCCCGCTGGCTTCAAGTACCTGGCTCCTTACGCCGGTTCGGCTATCGGCCAGCACTGGATGTACGGCGGCAAGCACGTCCTCATCGTGTTTGATGACCTCTCCAAGCAGGCTGAGGCCTACCGTGCAGTTTCACTGCTCCTCCGCCGCCCGCCGGGACGCGAAGCCTACCCGGGCGACGTCTTCTACTTGCACTCCCGTCTGCTGGAGCGTTGTGCCAAGCTCTCCGACGAGCTGGGCGCAGGCTCGATGACCGGCCTGCCGCTCATCGAGACCAAGGCAAACGACGTCTCCGCTTACATCCCGACCAACGTGATCTCCATTACCGATGGCCAGATCTTCCTGCAGTCGGACCTCTTCAACGCCAACCAGCGTCCCGCCGTCGACGTGGGTGTCTCCGTTTCCCGCGTGGGTGGCGCAGCGCAGGTGAAGTCCATGAAGAAGGTCTCCGGTACTTTGAAGCTGGAATTGGCCCAGTACCGCGACATGCAGGCGTTCGCAATGTTCGCGTCGGACCTCGACGCCGCATCGCGCCAGCAGCTGACCCGTGGTGCACGCCTGATGGAACTGCTCAAGCAGGGCCAGTACTCGCCGTTCCCGGTCGAGAACCAGGTTGTGTCCATCTGGGCCGGTACCAACGGCTACCTGGACGACGTTCCGGTTGAGGACATCAGCCGCTTCGAGACCGAGTTCCTGGAGCACCTGAAGCACAAGTCCTCCATCCTGACGACGCTGGCACAGACCAACGTCATGGACGATGACACCGCTGAAGCACTGAAGACCTCGATCGTGGCCTTCAAGAAGGGCTTCTTCGGCGAGGGCGACAACCTCCTGGTTGGTGCGGGGCACGAGGAATACGCCCCCATCGACGAGGCGCAGGTCGACCAGGAAAAAATCGTCAAGCAGAAGCGCTAG
- a CDS encoding F0F1 ATP synthase subunit gamma, translated as MGAQIRVYRQKISSTTSMRKIFKAMELIATSRIGKARARVAASLPYANAITRAVSAVASQSEIDHPLVTEPEQIRRAAVLVITSDRGLAGSYSASVLKQAEGLTELLREEGKEVKTYVVGRKAQAYFDFRNRPYAQVWTGNTDSPVFATAQEIGAALLEDFATAYEEGGVDEIHVVYTRFKSMVTQEPTVIRLLPLEVVEEQAASESDLLPLYEFEPETEQVLDALLPRYIESRIFAAMLQAAASELAARQRAMKSAGDNATDLIKKYTRLRNTARQAEITQELSEIVAGADALNAS; from the coding sequence ATGGGAGCCCAGATTCGGGTCTACCGCCAGAAGATCAGCTCGACGACGTCGATGCGCAAGATCTTCAAGGCGATGGAACTGATCGCTACCTCGCGCATCGGCAAGGCCCGCGCACGCGTAGCGGCTTCACTGCCTTACGCAAACGCGATCACGCGTGCCGTTTCTGCTGTCGCAAGCCAGAGTGAAATCGACCACCCGCTGGTCACCGAGCCCGAGCAGATCCGCCGCGCCGCCGTCCTGGTCATCACTTCGGACCGTGGCCTCGCAGGTTCCTACTCGGCAAGTGTGCTCAAGCAGGCGGAAGGCCTCACCGAGCTGCTCCGTGAGGAAGGCAAAGAAGTCAAGACGTACGTCGTCGGCCGTAAGGCGCAGGCGTACTTCGACTTCCGCAACCGTCCCTACGCACAGGTATGGACCGGAAACACCGATTCACCGGTGTTTGCGACCGCTCAGGAAATCGGCGCAGCGCTGCTCGAGGATTTTGCCACCGCCTACGAAGAGGGAGGCGTGGACGAGATCCACGTCGTCTACACCCGCTTCAAGTCCATGGTGACGCAGGAACCGACGGTCATCCGCCTGCTTCCCCTCGAGGTCGTCGAAGAGCAGGCCGCGTCCGAATCGGACCTCCTGCCGCTCTACGAATTCGAGCCGGAAACGGAGCAGGTGCTCGATGCCCTGCTGCCGCGCTACATCGAATCACGTATCTTCGCCGCCATGTTGCAGGCAGCAGCTTCCGAGCTCGCAGCCCGTCAGCGGGCGATGAAGTCTGCCGGCGACAACGCCACGGACCTCATCAAGAAGTACACGCGTCTGCGCAACACTGCCCGCCAGGCTGAAATTACGCAGGAGCTTTCCGAAATCGTGGCCGGTGCCGACGCCTTGAACGCGTCCTAG